One window of Dysidea avara chromosome 11, odDysAvar1.4, whole genome shotgun sequence genomic DNA carries:
- the LOC136238687 gene encoding uncharacterized protein — MYTSVGSRMFLVLATTLALLAGYATSTAATLPHDPTCGSKSDGPQDNPVASLYGNKSYPWTDNMIKWNCVYNIKDYGGSFESAQKAAMNNGGGVVYYPSGSYSFTSNIMIQSNIVIRGEPTTAAAKKGTEPGPLAPKTIFKCTFGQHIGVFNNDPKGTNFGIVNVEMDGCAVMFWPGLKSSSTNIKTYWYDAEDVIGMGQTKIVVGNKVHDVTYEHPNPEENSGIMWPWSFSTAIACYSDNNTLVANNLISKSTAKLKTTVTLDGDKMTVPYLVDNRYGIDVNQILLGGVAGKYLDKQCPKDWGKMTPSCFPWSFRRGLVIRDNYIYQNGRVGVSWSGMGDGKTVGSGTVVYNNHVEVAAGTTCWSHDGKKKMTGHDTNENRGYDQKGYDNNVTLNTGHINQQKAADSNYMTVDGEGILQQTENGNDALRNMWYKNNLYGGATGHLVFYKLYNVEYNYLIDNTAAANHMIGVVTDSTHNNVKNNVCQGNKPKCTGM, encoded by the exons TGCTTGCTGGATATGCCACTTCTACTGCAGCGACGCTACCACACGACCCTACTTGCGGTAGTAAATCTGATGGTCCCCAGGACAATCCCGTAGCATCCTTGTATGGTAACAAATCCTACCCGTGGACTGATAACATGATCAAGTGGAACTGTGTATACAACATCAAGGATTATGGAGGATCATTTGAGTCAGCTCAAAAAGCAGCTATGAATAATGGAGGAGGCGTGGTCTACTATCCATCTGGTAGTTATTCCTTCACCAGTAACATTATGATCCAGAGTAACATTGTCATCAGAGGTGAGCCTACAACTGCTGCAGCTAAGAAAGGAACCGAACCAGGACCACTAGCACCAAAGACAATCTTCAAGTGTACATTTGGACAACACATCGGAGTGTTCAATAATGATCCCAAAGGAACTAACTTTGGTATTGTCAACGTTGAAATGGATGGCTGTGCTGTGATGTTCTGGCCAGGATTAAAGTCATCTTCTACGAATATAAAAACATACTGGTATGATGCAGAAGATGTGATTGGAATGGGTCAGACCAAGATAGTAGTTGGAAACAAGGTCCATGACGTGACGTATGAACATCCCAATCCTGAAGAAAATAGTGGAATTATGTGGCCTTGGTCATTTAGTACTGCCATTGCATGCTATAGTGACAATAATACACTTGTAGCAAATAATTTAATTTCCAAAAGTACTGCTAAATTAAAAACAACTGTAACTTTAGATGGGGATAAAATGACCGTTCCCTATCTTGTTGATAATCGATATGGTATTGATGTCAACCAGATTCTACTCGGTGGTGTAGCCGGTAAATACTTGGATAAGCAATGTCCAAAGGATTGGGGCAAAATGACACCATCTTGCTTCCCTTGGAGTTTCAGACGTGGACTAGTTATCCGTGATAACTACATCTACCAAAATGGACGTGTTGGAGTATCCTGGAGTGGAATGGGAGATGGGAAAACTGTCGGATCAGGTACTGTAGTTTACAACAATCATGTAGAGGTGGCAGCTGGTACTACATGTTGGTCACATGATGGTAAGAAAAAGATGACTGGCCATGATACTAATGAAAATCGAGGATATGATCAAAAAGGATATGACAATAATGTCACTTTAAACACAGGACATATCAACCAACAAAAAGCTGCTGACAGTAATTACATGACAGTCGATGGAGAGGGTATTCTTCAGCAGACAGAAAATGGAAATGATGCCCTTCGTAACATGTGGTACAAGAACAACCTATATGGAGGGGCCACGGGTCATCTTGTCTTCTACAAGTTGTACAATGTGGAGTACAACTACTTGATA GATAACACAGCTGCTGCCAATCACATGATCGGTGTAGTGACTGACTCAACACACAACAATGTCAAGAACAATGTCTGCCAAGGAAATAAACCAAAGTGTACAGGAATGTAA